A window of the Myxococcus virescens genome harbors these coding sequences:
- a CDS encoding rhodanese-like domain-containing protein, translating to MTPQELSEKARQLVAEGAVLLDVRTPQEFQEGHPEPARNIPVQELPRRLAEVGPPGTRVVVYCAAGGRSAQAVQLLHANGFPDVFDLKSVKNW from the coding sequence ATGACACCCCAGGAACTCTCGGAGAAGGCTCGGCAGCTCGTCGCCGAAGGCGCGGTGCTGCTGGATGTGCGCACGCCGCAGGAATTTCAGGAAGGGCACCCCGAGCCCGCCCGGAACATCCCCGTGCAGGAGCTGCCCCGCCGGCTGGCCGAGGTGGGCCCGCCCGGCACGCGCGTGGTGGTGTACTGCGCCGCTGGTGGCCGCAGCGCCCAGGCCGTGCAGCTGCTTCACGCCAACGGCTTCCCGGACGTCTTCGACCTCAAGTCCGTGAAGAACTGGTAG
- a CDS encoding class I SAM-dependent methyltransferase: MKALAYDAVMTPLGWLGLTAARRKLVRGLSGHVLEVGTGTGLALPGYPDTVTAVTAIDVDEAALARAQRRRPDARLLYASVESLPFPAASFDAVVSSLVFCSVEAPARALAEIFRVLRPGGALRMLEHVRAPSPALATVQDLLTPAWMRVSGGCRLDRETFDLVRRAGFDIERRVQRLQGVSELILARRPAS; this comes from the coding sequence ATGAAGGCACTCGCGTACGACGCAGTCATGACGCCCCTGGGCTGGCTGGGCCTCACCGCCGCCCGGCGCAAGCTGGTGCGCGGCCTGTCCGGCCACGTGCTGGAGGTGGGCACCGGCACCGGACTGGCGTTGCCCGGCTACCCGGACACCGTCACCGCCGTCACCGCCATCGACGTGGACGAAGCGGCGCTCGCGCGCGCCCAGCGACGGCGGCCCGACGCGCGGCTGCTGTACGCCAGCGTGGAGTCCCTGCCCTTCCCCGCCGCCTCCTTCGACGCCGTGGTGTCCAGCCTCGTCTTCTGCAGCGTGGAGGCCCCGGCGCGGGCGCTGGCGGAGATTTTCCGGGTCCTGCGCCCGGGCGGCGCGCTGCGCATGCTGGAGCACGTGCGCGCGCCCTCGCCAGCGCTGGCCACCGTGCAGGACTTGCTCACCCCCGCCTGGATGCGGGTGAGCGGCGGGTGCCGGCTGGACCGGGAGACGTTCGACCTGGTGCGGCGCGCGGGCTTCGACATCGAGCGGCGCGTGCAGCGGCTCCAGGGCGTGAGCGAGCTCATCCTCGCCCGGCGCCCGGCGAGCTGA
- a CDS encoding sigma-70 family RNA polymerase sigma factor, translating into MDRSAREGLAQAVREHERFLWGLCYRMTGVSADAEDLVQETFARALASPPARTEALRPWLTRVAVNLARDTLRRRKREGYVGPWLPSPLDTGEEELPPPGVEARLPGGGSTEGRYALLESVSFAFLLALEALSPKQRAVLLLRDVFDYSVREVAEALNLRESNVKVVHHRARAAMAAYDRARCLPTREFQARARAALEGFLGALLTGDVAAAEALLAGDVCALSDGGGQYRAARVPVLGQSRVLLLYRRLMEMRGAPSAVELRMLNGLPAVVAVFPPPQRDPQAGTQMVVRMELAADGRITQVHSILADRKLAGLRMPVPA; encoded by the coding sequence ATGGACCGCTCCGCGCGCGAAGGACTGGCGCAGGCCGTGCGCGAGCACGAGCGCTTCCTGTGGGGGCTCTGCTACCGCATGACGGGCGTGTCGGCGGACGCGGAGGACCTGGTGCAGGAGACCTTCGCGCGCGCCCTGGCCTCGCCGCCCGCGCGAACGGAGGCGCTGCGCCCCTGGCTGACGCGGGTGGCGGTGAACCTGGCCCGGGACACGTTGCGGCGGCGCAAGCGCGAGGGCTACGTGGGACCCTGGCTGCCCTCGCCGCTGGACACGGGAGAGGAGGAGCTGCCGCCCCCTGGCGTGGAGGCGCGGCTGCCGGGAGGCGGCTCGACGGAGGGGCGCTACGCGCTGCTGGAGAGTGTCTCCTTCGCCTTCCTGCTCGCGCTGGAGGCGCTGTCGCCCAAGCAGCGGGCGGTGCTGCTCCTGCGCGACGTGTTCGACTACTCGGTGCGCGAGGTGGCCGAGGCGCTGAACCTGCGCGAGTCCAACGTGAAGGTGGTGCACCACCGCGCGCGGGCGGCGATGGCGGCGTACGACCGCGCCCGCTGCCTGCCGACGCGGGAGTTCCAGGCGCGCGCCCGCGCCGCGCTGGAGGGCTTCCTGGGCGCGCTGCTGACGGGGGACGTGGCGGCGGCGGAGGCGCTGCTCGCCGGCGACGTGTGCGCGCTGTCGGACGGCGGTGGCCAGTACCGCGCCGCGCGCGTGCCAGTGCTGGGACAATCGCGCGTGCTGCTGCTCTACCGGCGGCTGATGGAGATGCGGGGGGCGCCCTCCGCCGTGGAGCTGCGGATGCTCAACGGCCTGCCTGCGGTGGTGGCCGTGTTTCCTCCGCCCCAGCGCGACCCGCAGGCGGGCACCCAGATGGTGGTCCGCATGGAGCTGGCGGCGGACGGGCGAATCACCCAGGTCCACTCCATCCTCGCGGACCGCAAGCTCGCCGGGCTGCGCATGCCCGTGCCCGCCTGA
- a CDS encoding DMT family transporter yields the protein MSRTAGFLIVALSGVCFGALGLFGRMAYAAGTDVATLLFLRFSIAGAVLAGVMVLRRQRWPRGGVLGVLVLLGAAGYFSQSGAYFFALQHAPAGLVALLLYSFPALVALVQRVVFKEHLGRVKWLAVVLSVGGTVLTADLSQGGATLPGVLLGLLSALFYTVYVVASGRVSGRAGPLASSTVILCSAGFSFGVAMLVRGPAFPGSVTGWAAVVGLALVATVAAVLLFFVGIQRIGPVNTSLVSNLEPLTAVVLGALFLDERLTPRQVLGGVLILGAAVMLARADVPRASPEPPAGGGAPGAVPG from the coding sequence ATGAGCCGCACGGCTGGCTTCCTCATCGTGGCGTTGTCGGGCGTGTGTTTCGGCGCGCTGGGCCTCTTTGGCCGCATGGCCTATGCGGCGGGCACGGACGTCGCCACGCTGCTCTTCCTTCGCTTCTCCATCGCGGGGGCGGTGCTCGCCGGTGTCATGGTGCTGCGCCGCCAGCGGTGGCCCCGGGGTGGGGTGTTGGGGGTCCTGGTGCTGCTGGGCGCCGCCGGGTACTTCAGCCAGTCCGGGGCCTACTTCTTCGCCCTGCAGCACGCGCCCGCGGGGCTGGTGGCCCTGCTGCTCTACTCCTTCCCCGCGCTGGTGGCGCTGGTGCAGCGTGTCGTCTTCAAGGAGCACCTGGGCCGGGTGAAGTGGCTGGCGGTGGTCCTGTCGGTGGGCGGCACGGTGCTGACAGCCGACCTGTCCCAGGGCGGCGCCACGCTGCCGGGCGTGCTGCTGGGCCTGCTGTCCGCGCTGTTCTACACCGTCTACGTCGTGGCCAGCGGCCGGGTGTCCGGTCGGGCGGGGCCGCTGGCCTCCAGCACCGTCATCCTCTGCTCGGCGGGTTTCTCCTTCGGCGTGGCCATGCTGGTGCGTGGCCCTGCCTTCCCCGGCTCCGTCACGGGCTGGGCCGCGGTGGTGGGGTTGGCGCTGGTGGCCACGGTGGCCGCGGTGCTCCTCTTCTTCGTGGGCATCCAGCGCATTGGCCCGGTGAACACGTCGCTGGTGTCCAACCTGGAGCCCCTGACGGCGGTGGTGCTGGGGGCGCTCTTCCTGGACGAGCGGCTCACCCCGCGCCAGGTCCTGGGAGGCGTTCTCATCCTCGGGGCCGCGGTGATGCTGGCCCGCGCCGATGTGCCCCGCGCCTCCCCGGAGCCGCCCGCGGGAGGCGGTGCTCCGGGGGCGGTGCCCGGTTAG
- a CDS encoding sensor histidine kinase, with protein sequence MASGSAPLSMTHLDSEEADALLKEGVLRLLLEQAGEALVLVDVTGRVLAFNMEAGRQFRMSRPERAEQGWLPGCVWTRAEDASMSVEVPPLARALTGEWVAEARWRVRRPDGTHVLLRASAVPLERDAGPTAGALLRACEVASAVGLDAVGSARLLAEAGALLGAAFDDEAAPRLLRLLVPALADAAVLYLGQPGGPPRPVTALHAEPERHGLLEEMLRCYPLPPERVLPLFGTGQSERLRVTEAHVEAAARDAEHARLLRGLGLRCYLGVPLVARERVIGTLALFRADEARDFSAEELRLAEEVARRTALSVDNAQLLQEAREAVRLRDEFLGIASHELKTPLTPLHLKVQLLQKQVDGMAAHNQPVSAERVSETLEVVQRQVRKLTSLVDNLLDVSRITAGRLRLEVEEMDLASVAAEILYRFAPSASQLKCELELHAPAPVMGRWDRLRLEQVVTNLLSNALKYGAGHPVRVVVEAEGLTARLTVRDGGIGISAEDLPRIFERFERAVSDRHYGGLGLGLYITRQIVEAFGGTVRATSEPGQGSLFVLELPRGDIPEEWLTAHGAPEPSSS encoded by the coding sequence ATGGCCTCTGGAAGCGCCCCGCTTTCGATGACGCATCTGGACTCCGAAGAGGCGGACGCCCTGCTGAAGGAGGGCGTTCTCCGGTTGCTGCTCGAGCAGGCGGGCGAGGCGCTCGTGTTGGTGGATGTCACCGGGCGTGTGCTCGCCTTCAACATGGAGGCTGGGCGTCAGTTCCGCATGAGCCGGCCCGAACGCGCCGAGCAGGGTTGGTTGCCCGGTTGTGTATGGACGCGTGCGGAGGATGCGTCCATGTCGGTGGAGGTGCCGCCCCTGGCGCGCGCGCTCACGGGCGAGTGGGTGGCGGAGGCCCGCTGGCGGGTGCGACGGCCGGATGGGACGCACGTCCTGCTGCGCGCCTCCGCGGTGCCGCTGGAGCGCGACGCGGGCCCGACGGCTGGAGCGCTGCTGCGCGCATGTGAAGTGGCCTCGGCCGTGGGGCTGGACGCGGTGGGCTCGGCGCGGCTGCTGGCGGAGGCCGGTGCGCTGCTGGGCGCCGCGTTCGACGATGAGGCCGCGCCGCGGTTGCTCCGTTTGCTGGTGCCCGCGCTCGCGGACGCGGCGGTGCTGTACCTGGGCCAGCCCGGCGGGCCGCCGCGCCCGGTGACGGCGCTGCACGCCGAGCCGGAGCGCCATGGTCTGCTGGAGGAGATGCTGCGCTGCTACCCATTGCCGCCCGAGCGCGTGCTGCCGTTGTTCGGCACGGGCCAGTCGGAGCGGTTGCGGGTGACGGAGGCCCACGTGGAGGCCGCCGCGCGGGACGCGGAGCACGCGCGGCTGCTGCGGGGGCTGGGCCTGCGCTGCTACCTGGGCGTGCCGTTGGTGGCGCGCGAGCGCGTCATCGGCACGCTGGCCCTCTTCCGCGCGGATGAAGCCCGTGACTTCAGCGCGGAGGAGCTGCGGCTGGCGGAGGAGGTGGCCCGCCGCACCGCGCTCTCCGTGGACAACGCGCAGCTCCTCCAGGAGGCGCGCGAGGCGGTGCGCCTGCGCGACGAGTTCCTGGGAATCGCCAGCCACGAGCTGAAGACGCCGCTGACGCCGCTGCACCTCAAGGTGCAATTGCTGCAGAAGCAGGTGGATGGGATGGCGGCCCACAACCAGCCGGTGTCCGCCGAGCGCGTGTCGGAGACGCTGGAGGTGGTGCAGCGGCAGGTGCGCAAGCTGACGAGCCTGGTGGACAACCTGCTCGACGTGTCGCGAATCACCGCGGGCCGCCTGCGGCTGGAAGTGGAGGAGATGGACCTGGCCAGCGTGGCGGCGGAAATCCTCTACCGCTTCGCGCCCTCCGCCTCGCAGCTGAAGTGTGAGCTGGAGCTGCACGCGCCGGCGCCCGTCATGGGCCGGTGGGACCGGCTGCGGCTGGAGCAGGTGGTGACCAACCTGCTGTCCAACGCGCTGAAGTACGGCGCGGGCCACCCCGTGCGCGTGGTGGTGGAGGCGGAGGGGCTCACCGCCCGCCTGACGGTGCGCGACGGCGGCATCGGCATCTCCGCGGAGGATTTGCCGCGCATCTTCGAGCGCTTCGAGCGCGCGGTGAGTGACAGGCACTACGGCGGCCTGGGCCTGGGGCTCTACATCACCCGGCAGATTGTGGAGGCCTTCGGCGGCACGGTGCGCGCCACCAGCGAGCCGGGGCAGGGCTCCCTCTTCGTGCTGGAGCTGCCGCGCGGCGACATCCCCGAGGAGTGGCTGACGGCGCACGGCGCGCCGGAGCCGTCGTCGTCCTGA
- a CDS encoding alpha/beta fold hydrolase: protein MRKLLAALLALPVLAACGPAPESDSNDLRLAPEGAEVASTEQELFGTPRERSVRLRTGVTLRYVEQGLPLGPAVVFLHGFSDSNHTWDLNLRTFPRNHHVYVLDQRGHGDSTRPACCYTQQSFAADVDAFLEAVGERSAILVGHSMGSFIAQQVALDFPRRVKGLVLVGSAPTVAGNPVALELKSIVDTFEGTVDPEFIRAFQESTFVRPVPASYINTMVSESGKVPARVWQDALDGLLAEDHSARLNHIRVPVLVIGGDQDGFFSVADQQALVDALPDAEFKLYPNTGHAPHAEQPRRFNQDVHRFLREVTRW from the coding sequence ATGAGAAAGCTCCTCGCCGCCCTGCTCGCTCTTCCCGTTCTCGCCGCCTGTGGTCCCGCGCCGGAGTCCGACTCGAATGACCTGCGGCTGGCACCCGAGGGCGCCGAGGTGGCCTCCACCGAGCAGGAGCTGTTCGGCACGCCCCGTGAGCGCTCCGTCCGCCTGCGCACCGGCGTGACGCTGCGCTACGTGGAGCAGGGCCTGCCGCTGGGCCCCGCGGTGGTCTTCCTCCACGGCTTTTCGGATTCCAACCACACGTGGGACCTGAACCTGCGCACCTTCCCGCGCAACCACCACGTCTACGTGCTGGACCAGCGCGGCCACGGGGATTCGACGCGCCCGGCGTGCTGCTACACGCAGCAGTCCTTCGCCGCGGACGTGGACGCCTTCCTGGAAGCGGTGGGCGAGCGCAGCGCCATCCTCGTCGGCCACTCCATGGGCAGCTTCATCGCGCAGCAGGTGGCGTTGGACTTCCCGCGGCGCGTGAAGGGACTGGTGCTCGTCGGCTCGGCGCCCACCGTCGCCGGCAACCCGGTGGCGCTGGAGCTGAAGTCCATCGTGGACACGTTCGAGGGCACGGTGGATCCGGAGTTCATCCGCGCGTTCCAGGAGAGCACCTTCGTGCGCCCTGTCCCGGCGTCGTACATCAACACGATGGTGTCGGAGAGCGGCAAGGTGCCCGCGCGCGTGTGGCAGGACGCGCTGGACGGCCTGCTCGCGGAGGACCACTCGGCGCGGCTGAACCACATCCGCGTGCCGGTGCTCGTCATTGGCGGAGACCAGGACGGCTTCTTCTCCGTCGCGGACCAGCAGGCGCTGGTGGACGCCCTGCCGGACGCCGAGTTCAAGCTGTACCCGAACACCGGCCACGCGCCCCACGCGGAGCAGCCGCGGCGCTTCAACCAGGACGTGCACCGCTTCCTGCGCGAAGTGACGCGCTGGTAG
- a CDS encoding ATP-binding protein, whose amino-acid sequence MSSSPSPQIQALLPPAHLPLTWPAAVVGLMFGVLMTYVPYEFRVASFRPLYPYVRMLGLTYLTGSIMLMGALLYPRAPRWLDVTGRLLLGAAMALYWWVLNVLPGSFTGIILYPVLFGGVVLEAWPAMRQRPVLRTFAALTGAAFGVAMLVVPERFPLSVYAHLAPLRPLVGLLFAVCGVGLLLPSYRIHRRLPALFMGGLAVPFALLAYALGRGASWLGASVYAVLTLACVAQALDWRPRAPRTVGWKLLRGLAFAGLVPLLALGGLAAYLAQNAIEQQVRDDTQRAAAGEADFLRRYLDDAGESLALMLESPGFRAAFAAAAPERLEPYLVNLAAQERAFDAALAVDTQGHILAASPSVEGWNLEPRDFLPPAFTRGAEVSPPFIRPPGQPLVAVTQPFREDGEVRGMLVGLLSLERLSQATTPASRRFRVQVLDRRGLKVLRDTAPGAPLLGEAHLPDALSLELQRPGIGVLEAFDAADRRMLAAEAPVEGTEWNVLVTQELVVAYAAITRMSAAVVGLVLLGVLMALLLSQLVARDVIRRLDHLRSATAALTAGDWSQRVDVEEDDELGELARGFNEMAARTGATQTELKEAVRAREEFLSVASHELRTPLTPLKGFAALTLQRLEKSGDFPERERLLKALRSMARQTERLTRLVDDLLDTARIQGGRLELERKRLDLVPLLREVLERFELRTESGVTFELDVPAHPVEGDWDALRLEQVLTNLVSNAVRYSPHGGAVRMSLEAAETHVLLSVRDEGIGIPPENVADLFRPFARASNAQARHFGGLGLGLFICREIVERHGGAIWAESPGPQRGSSFHVRLPRRAEPAASASAA is encoded by the coding sequence ATGTCTTCTTCGCCTTCACCGCAAATCCAGGCGCTGCTCCCACCGGCCCACCTGCCGCTCACCTGGCCCGCCGCCGTCGTGGGCCTGATGTTCGGCGTGCTGATGACGTACGTCCCGTACGAGTTCCGGGTGGCCTCCTTCCGGCCGCTCTACCCGTATGTGCGCATGCTGGGCCTCACGTACCTGACGGGCAGCATCATGCTGATGGGCGCGCTGCTGTACCCGCGCGCGCCGCGCTGGCTGGACGTCACGGGGCGCCTGCTGCTGGGCGCGGCCATGGCGCTGTACTGGTGGGTGCTCAACGTCCTGCCGGGCAGCTTCACGGGCATCATCCTCTACCCGGTGCTCTTCGGCGGCGTGGTGCTGGAGGCCTGGCCCGCCATGCGCCAGCGGCCCGTGCTGCGCACCTTCGCGGCGCTCACCGGCGCGGCGTTCGGCGTGGCCATGCTGGTGGTGCCCGAGCGCTTCCCGCTCTCCGTCTACGCCCACCTCGCGCCCCTCCGGCCCCTGGTGGGCCTGCTCTTCGCCGTGTGCGGCGTGGGCCTGCTGCTGCCTTCCTACCGAATCCACCGCCGGCTGCCGGCCCTGTTCATGGGCGGGCTGGCGGTGCCCTTCGCCCTGCTCGCGTACGCGCTGGGCCGGGGGGCTTCATGGCTGGGCGCCAGCGTGTATGCGGTGCTCACCCTGGCCTGTGTCGCGCAGGCCCTGGACTGGCGGCCGCGCGCGCCTCGCACGGTGGGGTGGAAGCTGCTGCGCGGGCTGGCCTTCGCGGGGCTGGTGCCGCTGCTGGCGCTGGGCGGGCTGGCGGCGTACCTGGCGCAGAACGCGATTGAACAGCAGGTGCGCGACGACACGCAGCGCGCCGCCGCGGGCGAGGCCGACTTCCTGCGGCGCTACCTGGACGACGCGGGCGAGTCCCTGGCGCTGATGCTGGAGTCCCCGGGCTTCCGCGCCGCCTTCGCCGCGGCCGCGCCGGAGCGGCTGGAGCCCTACCTGGTCAACCTGGCGGCCCAGGAGCGCGCCTTCGACGCGGCGCTCGCGGTGGACACCCAGGGCCACATCCTGGCCGCGTCTCCCAGCGTGGAGGGGTGGAACCTGGAGCCGCGCGACTTCCTGCCCCCGGCCTTCACCCGGGGCGCCGAGGTGTCTCCGCCCTTCATCCGTCCGCCCGGCCAGCCCCTGGTCGCGGTGACGCAGCCCTTCCGCGAGGACGGCGAGGTGCGGGGCATGCTGGTGGGCCTGCTGTCCCTGGAGCGCCTGAGCCAGGCCACCACGCCCGCGTCGCGGCGCTTCCGCGTGCAGGTGTTGGACCGGCGCGGCCTCAAGGTGCTGCGCGACACCGCGCCCGGCGCGCCGCTGCTGGGCGAAGCCCACCTGCCGGACGCGCTCAGCCTGGAGCTGCAACGTCCCGGCATCGGCGTGCTGGAGGCCTTCGACGCGGCGGACCGCCGCATGCTCGCCGCCGAGGCCCCCGTGGAAGGCACGGAGTGGAACGTGCTGGTGACACAGGAGCTGGTGGTGGCCTACGCGGCGATTACGCGCATGAGCGCCGCGGTGGTGGGGCTGGTGCTGCTGGGCGTCCTCATGGCCCTGCTGCTGTCGCAGCTGGTTGCCCGCGACGTCATCCGCCGCCTGGACCACCTGCGCTCCGCCACCGCCGCGCTGACCGCGGGGGACTGGTCACAGCGCGTGGACGTGGAGGAGGACGACGAGCTGGGCGAGCTGGCCCGCGGCTTCAACGAGATGGCGGCCCGCACGGGCGCCACGCAGACGGAGCTGAAGGAGGCGGTGCGCGCGCGCGAGGAGTTCCTCAGCGTGGCCAGCCACGAGCTGCGCACGCCGCTCACCCCGCTCAAGGGCTTCGCCGCGCTCACCCTCCAGCGGTTGGAGAAGAGCGGAGACTTCCCGGAGCGCGAGCGGCTGCTCAAGGCGCTGCGCTCCATGGCCCGGCAGACGGAGCGGCTGACGCGGCTGGTGGATGACCTGCTGGACACCGCGCGCATCCAGGGCGGGCGGCTGGAGCTGGAGCGCAAGCGCCTGGACCTGGTCCCCTTGCTGCGCGAGGTGCTGGAGCGCTTCGAGCTGCGCACCGAGTCCGGCGTCACCTTCGAGCTGGACGTCCCCGCCCACCCGGTGGAGGGCGACTGGGACGCGCTGCGGCTGGAGCAGGTGCTCACCAATCTGGTCAGCAACGCCGTGCGCTATTCACCCCACGGCGGCGCGGTGCGCATGTCATTGGAGGCCGCGGAGACGCACGTGCTGCTGAGCGTGCGCGACGAGGGCATCGGCATCCCTCCGGAGAACGTGGCGGACCTGTTCCGGCCCTTCGCGCGCGCGTCCAACGCCCAGGCGCGCCACTTCGGCGGACTGGGGCTGGGCCTCTTCATCTGCCGCGAAATCGTGGAGCGCCACGGCGGCGCCATCTGGGCGGAGAGCCCGGGGCCCCAGCGCGGCAGCAGCTTCCACGTGCGGCTGCCCCGCCGCGCCGAGCCCGCGGCATCCGCGAGCGCGGCCTAG
- a CDS encoding GreA/GreB family elongation factor, giving the protein MRLDKHALLGQLADRLQQSDRLAHRAEAEAREAARSLATESEKKEDGRAALEFGSLATGQAQRARRVQEELQALTKFGQAEFPRFPRQGPVALGAIVDVSTEDEEGFSERTFFVLPAGAGTELTGPGGDGFLSVITPASPVGRALMGRKAGDTVEVMLAGEVREWTVLEVA; this is encoded by the coding sequence ATGCGACTCGACAAGCATGCACTCCTGGGCCAGCTCGCGGACCGCCTCCAGCAGAGCGACCGGCTGGCCCACCGCGCCGAGGCGGAGGCCCGCGAGGCCGCCCGCAGTCTGGCCACGGAGTCCGAGAAGAAAGAGGACGGCCGCGCCGCCCTGGAGTTCGGCAGCCTCGCCACCGGCCAGGCCCAGCGGGCCCGCCGGGTCCAGGAAGAACTCCAGGCGCTGACGAAGTTCGGTCAGGCGGAGTTCCCACGTTTCCCCCGGCAGGGGCCGGTGGCGCTGGGCGCCATCGTGGACGTCAGCACCGAGGACGAGGAGGGCTTCTCCGAGCGGACCTTCTTCGTCCTGCCCGCGGGCGCCGGCACCGAGCTGACGGGGCCGGGCGGTGACGGCTTCCTGTCCGTCATCACCCCCGCCTCCCCCGTGGGGCGCGCCCTCATGGGCCGAAAGGCGGGAGATACCGTGGAAGTGATGCTCGCGGGCGAGGTCCGCGAGTGGACGGTGCTCGAGGTCGCATGA
- a CDS encoding phytoene desaturase family protein, translated as MKAPRVAVIGGGLGGLSAAALLARGGCAVTLFERSKHLGGRGQTSDVEGFRFNLGAHALYQGGAGMRVLGELGVKPPGGMPGAGSYLLSGGRLRTMPRGLVSMLTTDALGLPGKLELAKLLAGLGRVDLAPLANITTRDWVEQHLTNADARAFILALVRVMTYCADVDAMSAQSAVAQLQAKPAVLYVDGGWSTLVSELETRARDAGTRLELSARVSAVLLAEAGPRVRGVRLADGTEHAADAVVVAGGPGDIAALLPADALLAHDAARAVPVKAATLELGLSRLPRPDALFALGTDGPWYASVHSAVAKLAPEGGAMVHVMQYLGGRGPEASEARLEKVMDALQPGWRASVVARRYRPSLLVSHWLPTAQTGGLCGRPSVEVPHVPGLYRVGDWVGPEGLLAEASFASAESVARALVPSQQVASRRAVGR; from the coding sequence ATGAAGGCACCTCGAGTGGCGGTCATCGGCGGAGGACTGGGTGGCCTGTCGGCGGCGGCGCTGCTGGCGCGGGGCGGTTGCGCGGTGACGCTCTTCGAGCGCTCGAAGCACCTGGGAGGCCGGGGACAGACGTCGGACGTGGAGGGCTTCCGCTTCAACCTCGGGGCCCACGCGCTGTACCAGGGGGGCGCGGGGATGCGCGTGCTTGGCGAACTGGGCGTGAAGCCCCCGGGTGGCATGCCCGGCGCGGGCTCGTATCTGCTGAGTGGCGGACGCCTGCGCACGATGCCGCGCGGGCTGGTCTCCATGCTGACCACGGATGCGCTGGGGCTGCCGGGGAAGCTGGAGCTCGCGAAGCTGCTCGCGGGGCTGGGACGCGTGGACCTGGCGCCGCTGGCGAACATCACCACGCGCGACTGGGTGGAGCAGCACCTGACGAACGCGGACGCCCGCGCCTTCATCCTGGCGCTGGTGCGGGTGATGACCTACTGCGCGGACGTGGACGCGATGAGCGCCCAGTCCGCCGTCGCCCAGCTCCAGGCGAAGCCGGCCGTGCTCTACGTGGACGGCGGATGGAGCACGCTGGTCTCCGAGTTGGAGACCCGCGCGCGCGATGCGGGCACGCGGCTGGAGCTCTCCGCGCGGGTGAGCGCGGTCCTGCTGGCGGAGGCGGGCCCGCGCGTTCGGGGCGTGCGGCTCGCGGATGGGACGGAGCACGCGGCGGACGCGGTGGTGGTGGCGGGCGGGCCGGGTGACATCGCGGCGCTGCTGCCCGCTGACGCGCTCCTGGCGCACGACGCGGCCCGCGCCGTGCCGGTGAAGGCGGCCACGCTGGAGCTGGGGCTGTCCCGGTTGCCCCGTCCGGACGCGCTGTTCGCGCTCGGTACGGATGGCCCCTGGTACGCGTCGGTGCACTCCGCGGTGGCGAAGCTGGCGCCGGAAGGCGGCGCGATGGTGCATGTGATGCAATACCTGGGCGGCAGGGGCCCGGAGGCGAGCGAGGCCCGCTTGGAGAAAGTGATGGATGCGCTGCAACCCGGCTGGCGGGCGTCCGTGGTGGCGCGCCGTTACCGGCCCTCCCTGCTGGTGTCGCACTGGCTGCCGACGGCGCAAACGGGGGGCCTGTGCGGACGCCCCTCGGTGGAGGTGCCGCACGTGCCTGGGTTGTACCGCGTGGGAGATTGGGTGGGGCCGGAGGGCTTGCTCGCGGAGGCGTCCTTCGCCAGCGCGGAGTCGGTGGCGCGCGCGCTCGTCCCGAGCCAGCAGGTGGCGTCACGCCGGGCAGTGGGGCGCTGA